A DNA window from Mytilus edulis chromosome 14, xbMytEdul2.2, whole genome shotgun sequence contains the following coding sequences:
- the LOC139504208 gene encoding clustered-asparagine-rich protein-like has product MNGRLHDKNMNGRLHDNSMNGRLHDKSMNGRLHDKSMNWRLHDKSINGRLHDKSMNGRLHDNSMNGRLHDNSMNGRLHDKSMNGRLHDKNMNGRLHDNSMNGRLYDKSMNGRLHDKNMNGRLHDNSMNRRLHDKSMNGRLHDKNMNGRLHDNSMNGRLHDKNMNGRLHDNSMNGRLHDNSMNGRLHDNSMNGRLHDKSMNGRLHDKSMN; this is encoded by the coding sequence ATGAATGGAAGACTACATGACAAAAACATGAATGGAAGACTACATGACAACAGCATGAATGGGAGACTACATGACAAAAGCATGAATGGAAGACTACATGACAAAAGCATGAATTGGAGACTACATGACAAAAGCATTAATGGAAGACTACATGACAAAAGCATGAATGGAAGACTACATGACAACAGCATGAATGGAAGACTACATGACAACAGCATGAATGGAAGACTACATGACAAAAGCATGAATGGGAGACTACATGACAAAAACATGAATGGAAGACTACATGACAACAGCATGAATGGAAGACTATATGACAAAAGCATGAATGGAAGACTACATGACAAAAACATGAATGGAAGACTACATGACAACAGCATGAATAGAAGACTACATGACAAAAGCATGAATGGGAGACTACATGACAAAAACATGAATGGAAGACTACATGACAACAGCATGAATGGGAGACTACATGACAAAAACATGAATGGAAGACTACATGACAACAGCATGAATGGAAGACTACATGACAACAGCATGAATGGAAGACTACATGACAACAGCATGAATGGGAGACTACATGACAAAAGCATGAATGGGAGACTACATGACAAAAGCATGAATTGA